From one Mycobacterium colombiense CECT 3035 genomic stretch:
- a CDS encoding haloalkane dehalogenase codes for MHVLRTPDSRFENLEDYPFVAHYLDVTASDSRPLRMHYLDEGTIEGPPIVLLHGEPTWSYLYRTMIPPLTDAGNRVLAPDLIGFGRSDKPSRVEDYTYQRHVEWVISWFEHLNLRDVTLFVQDWGSLIGLRIAAEQPDRIGRLVVGNGFLPTAQRRTPPAFYAWRAFARYSPVLPAGRIVSAGTVRRVPSKVRAGYDAPFPDKTYQAGARAFPQLVPTSPADPAIPANRKAWDALGRWEKPFLAIFGARDPILGRADSALIKHIPGAAGQPHARINASHFIQEDRGPELAERIQSWQQAWL; via the coding sequence ATGCATGTGCTGCGAACCCCGGACTCCCGATTCGAAAACCTGGAGGACTACCCGTTCGTTGCGCATTACCTCGATGTGACCGCGAGCGACTCCCGGCCGCTTCGCATGCACTACCTCGACGAGGGCACCATCGAAGGGCCGCCGATCGTTCTGCTGCACGGCGAGCCGACGTGGAGCTACCTCTACCGCACGATGATCCCGCCCCTGACCGATGCCGGGAACCGCGTGCTCGCGCCCGATCTGATCGGCTTCGGCCGTTCGGACAAGCCCAGCCGGGTCGAGGATTACACCTACCAGCGTCACGTGGAGTGGGTGATCTCGTGGTTCGAGCATCTCAACCTCAGGGACGTCACGCTGTTCGTGCAGGACTGGGGGTCGCTGATCGGGCTGCGCATCGCCGCCGAACAGCCCGACCGCATCGGGCGGCTGGTGGTCGGCAACGGTTTCCTCCCGACGGCGCAACGACGCACCCCACCGGCCTTCTACGCGTGGCGCGCCTTCGCGCGCTACTCCCCCGTCCTGCCCGCCGGCCGCATCGTCAGCGCCGGGACCGTCCGCCGGGTGCCGTCGAAAGTGCGGGCCGGTTACGACGCACCCTTCCCGGACAAGACCTATCAGGCCGGGGCCCGCGCGTTTCCTCAGCTCGTGCCCACCTCGCCCGCCGACCCGGCGATCCCGGCCAACAGGAAGGCGTGGGATGCCCTCGGCCGCTGGGAAAAGCCGTTCCTCGCCATCTTCGGCGCGCGGGATCCCATCCTCGGGCGGGCGGACAGCGCGCTGATCAAGCACATTCCCGGCGCCGCGGGCCAGCCACACGCCCGGATCAACGCCAGCCACTTCATTCAAGAGGACCGCGGACCCGAACTGGCCGAGCGCATCCAGTCGTGGCAGCAGGCCTGGCTCTGA
- a CDS encoding 3'(2'),5'-bisphosphate nucleotidase CysQ has protein sequence MNDHDLAARLATEAGRLLLGVREEFAGAEANDRKAAGDKRSHDFLMEALAAERPDDAVLSEEGADDPVRLRSDRVWIVDPLDGTREFSELGRDDWAVHVALWQSGELVAGAVALPAQGITLATPDVNSPPAAPGKPRIVVSRTRPPAVALNVRDALDGVLVEMGSAGAKVASIVQGLSDVYVHAGGQFEWDSAAPVAVARAAGLHTSRIDGSALAYNQPDPKLPDLVVCRPELAEAVLAVTR, from the coding sequence ATGAATGACCATGATCTGGCCGCACGGTTGGCCACCGAGGCCGGTCGGCTATTACTCGGGGTCCGGGAAGAGTTCGCCGGCGCCGAAGCGAACGACCGGAAAGCCGCGGGGGACAAGCGATCCCACGACTTCTTGATGGAGGCGCTTGCCGCCGAGCGGCCGGATGATGCGGTGCTGTCCGAGGAGGGTGCCGACGACCCGGTGCGATTGCGCTCCGACCGCGTCTGGATCGTCGATCCGCTGGATGGCACGCGGGAATTCTCCGAGCTGGGACGCGACGACTGGGCGGTGCACGTCGCGCTGTGGCAGTCCGGCGAGCTGGTCGCCGGCGCCGTGGCGCTACCGGCCCAGGGCATCACGCTGGCGACTCCCGACGTGAATTCGCCTCCCGCCGCGCCGGGCAAGCCGCGCATCGTGGTGTCGCGGACCCGTCCACCGGCCGTCGCGTTGAACGTGCGCGACGCTCTGGACGGAGTCCTGGTGGAAATGGGTTCGGCCGGAGCCAAGGTCGCCTCGATCGTCCAAGGACTGTCCGACGTGTACGTGCATGCCGGCGGTCAGTTCGAATGGGACTCCGCCGCACCGGTGGCCGTGGCGCGGGCCGCCGGGCTGCACACCTCTCGCATCGACGGGTCGGCCCTGGCCTACAACCAGCCGGACCCCAAGCTGCCCGATCTGGTGGTGTGCCGCCCCGAGCTCGCGGAAGCCGTACTCGCGGTTACCCGTTGA
- a CDS encoding DoxX family protein, whose protein sequence is MTIRPLDARDTTQQLAYRVAAMLLGIGTLHFVAPKPFDSIIPAELPGSPRLYTYGSGVAELAVGALLVPQRTRRSAALAAAALFIGVFPGNVNMCRLWWSKPWPMRIVALARLPLQIPMITTALKIRRNS, encoded by the coding sequence ATGACCATCAGACCTCTCGATGCCCGTGACACCACGCAGCAACTCGCCTACCGGGTCGCGGCCATGCTGCTCGGCATCGGAACCCTGCACTTCGTCGCGCCCAAACCGTTCGACTCCATCATCCCGGCAGAACTGCCCGGAAGCCCGCGGCTCTACACCTACGGATCGGGCGTCGCCGAGCTGGCGGTCGGGGCGCTGCTGGTGCCACAGCGCACCCGGCGCTCGGCCGCGCTGGCCGCCGCGGCCCTGTTCATCGGCGTCTTCCCGGGCAACGTCAACATGTGCCGGTTGTGGTGGAGCAAACCGTGGCCCATGCGGATCGTCGCCTTGGCCCGCCTGCCGCTGCAGATTCCCATGATCACCACGGCACTAAAGATTCGGCGCAACAGCTGA
- a CDS encoding magnesium transporter MgtE N-terminal domain-containing protein, whose protein sequence is MGTSEKASKPRAGQPVIHLSQLLRAPVLARAGETVGRVEDVIVRLRGAEEYPLVAGIVAGVGGRLVFIGDKSIDEYSADRVLLTKNKVDLRGFERREGEVLLRTDVLGHRLIDVATVELVRAYDVELEETGEGWMVTRLDTRRPPRLFGLIKHSGGHASRDWKAFEPLIGHARSDAVRRLSDRFGDLKAAEIADLLEEADKAEGGEILDRVHSDPELEADVFEELDPEKASRLLDDMPDNEVAALLGRMRADDAADAIVDLRQSRRRRVLELMPAPQRTKVITLMGFNPESAGGLMNVDSVTCSPTATAGEALALIAASRSIQPEALIKVHVLDEDKRLDGVVSVITLLQVDPSEKLGALMDSDPVRVNAVADLTDIALLMADFNLYSIPVVDEQDRLLGVVTVDDVLEATIPEDWRRREPAPRPIREIAADDRDTPPTGGSPQ, encoded by the coding sequence GTGGGCACATCGGAAAAGGCGTCCAAGCCGCGCGCCGGGCAGCCGGTCATCCACCTCTCGCAGCTGTTGCGCGCGCCCGTGCTGGCGCGCGCCGGAGAAACCGTGGGGCGCGTCGAGGACGTGATCGTGCGGCTGCGCGGCGCCGAGGAGTATCCGTTGGTGGCCGGCATCGTGGCCGGGGTCGGCGGACGCCTGGTGTTCATCGGCGACAAGTCCATCGACGAGTACTCCGCGGACCGGGTTCTGTTGACCAAGAACAAGGTTGACCTTCGCGGGTTCGAACGGCGCGAGGGCGAGGTGTTGTTGCGCACCGATGTGCTGGGCCACCGGTTGATCGACGTGGCGACCGTCGAGCTGGTGCGCGCGTACGACGTCGAGCTGGAAGAGACCGGCGAGGGCTGGATGGTCACCCGCCTGGATACCCGCCGTCCCCCACGGTTGTTCGGGCTGATCAAGCATTCGGGCGGGCACGCGTCGCGCGATTGGAAGGCATTCGAGCCGCTGATCGGTCACGCGCGTTCCGATGCCGTGCGGCGTCTGTCGGATCGGTTCGGTGACCTCAAGGCCGCCGAAATCGCCGACCTTCTCGAGGAAGCGGACAAGGCCGAGGGCGGCGAGATCCTGGATCGGGTGCACAGCGACCCGGAGTTGGAGGCCGACGTCTTCGAAGAGCTGGATCCCGAGAAAGCCAGCCGGCTGCTCGATGACATGCCGGACAACGAGGTCGCCGCGCTGCTGGGCCGGATGCGCGCCGACGACGCCGCGGACGCCATCGTCGACCTGCGCCAGTCGCGGCGCCGCCGTGTGCTGGAGCTGATGCCGGCCCCGCAACGCACCAAGGTCATCACCTTGATGGGGTTCAACCCCGAAAGTGCCGGCGGGCTGATGAATGTCGACTCGGTGACATGCTCGCCCACCGCGACGGCGGGCGAGGCGTTGGCGTTGATTGCCGCCTCGCGCAGCATCCAGCCGGAAGCGCTGATCAAGGTGCACGTGCTCGACGAGGACAAGCGTCTCGACGGCGTCGTTTCGGTGATCACCCTGCTGCAGGTCGACCCTTCCGAAAAGCTGGGAGCCCTAATGGATTCCGATCCGGTGCGGGTGAACGCCGTCGCGGATCTGACCGATATCGCGCTGCTGATGGCCGACTTCAATCTCTACTCCATCCCCGTCGTCGACGAGCAGGACCGCCTACTGGGGGTGGTGACCGTCGACGACGTGCTGGAGGCGACCATTCCCGAAGACTGGCGACGCCGCGAGCCCGCGCCGCGGCCCATCCGCGAAATCGCCGCCGACGACCGTGACACACCGCCCACCGGAGGTAGCCCGCAGTGA
- a CDS encoding sensor domain-containing protein, with the protein MRSQLTAAVVVATTIVVAGCGGGHQGGGAASSTTTTTASSKAPLEQGALPDLMLSPSDIDTVLGATGTSSDPPITKLLEDPFKREDYTFPAECRYTMHAALASVYADSGNTAVYGYHDQAPAPAGADQLESPDVYQVVVLFGSPEQASAFFATSAQRWPACANRQDTVPAADGKPELQWKVGQVSNANGVVSVPVTLTIVGNGASVTVPCQRALTVRNNVVIDIDACRKDIGDLGVSIANQIAGKIDKQ; encoded by the coding sequence ATGAGGAGCCAGCTGACCGCGGCGGTCGTCGTCGCCACCACGATAGTGGTCGCGGGGTGCGGCGGTGGCCACCAGGGCGGCGGTGCTGCGTCGTCGACCACCACCACGACGGCCTCGTCGAAGGCTCCGCTCGAGCAGGGCGCGCTGCCCGATCTGATGCTCTCGCCGAGCGACATCGACACCGTGCTGGGTGCCACGGGGACGTCGAGCGATCCACCGATCACCAAGTTGCTGGAAGACCCGTTCAAGCGCGAGGACTACACCTTCCCCGCCGAATGCCGGTACACCATGCACGCGGCGCTGGCGTCCGTCTACGCCGACAGCGGGAACACCGCGGTCTACGGCTACCACGACCAGGCGCCGGCGCCCGCGGGCGCGGATCAACTGGAAAGCCCCGATGTCTATCAGGTCGTCGTGCTGTTCGGGTCCCCCGAACAGGCGAGCGCATTCTTCGCGACGTCGGCCCAGCGCTGGCCCGCCTGCGCCAACCGTCAGGACACCGTCCCCGCCGCCGACGGCAAACCGGAACTTCAGTGGAAGGTGGGCCAGGTTTCCAACGCCAACGGCGTTGTGAGCGTTCCGGTGACCCTGACCATCGTCGGGAACGGCGCGAGCGTGACCGTGCCCTGCCAGCGGGCGCTGACCGTCCGTAACAACGTCGTCATCGATATCGACGCGTGCCGCAAGGACATCGGGGACCTCGGCGTGAGCATCGCCAACCAGATCGCCGGAAAAATCGACAAGCAATAG
- a CDS encoding DMT family transporter, protein MSRTAIAAVLAMAAALMVGAGDVVQQRSAQQVTDQPVGTFTLFRRLLRDRQWWTGSLVAGAGFGFQAAALGLGSVVLVQALLVTSLLFALLISARVNHRRITRRQGIWAVLLAAAVAVVVTVGDPQQGAPRGSVQTWTIVALVMGPALILCVIGARMFPGSVGALLLGLMSGSLWGLFSVLTKGVVDQLDRGIPALLRTPELYVWVVLAIAATAWEQSAFRAGPLTASLPAVTVAEPIVGSALGITVLGETLHTNDIGWVALGVSVGLMAAATVALAHSQASYAPTTDEKPSPATEKA, encoded by the coding sequence GTGAGCAGAACGGCGATCGCCGCAGTGCTCGCGATGGCGGCCGCGCTGATGGTCGGCGCCGGCGACGTCGTCCAGCAGCGATCCGCGCAACAGGTCACAGACCAGCCCGTCGGCACCTTCACCCTGTTCCGCCGGCTGCTGCGCGACCGGCAATGGTGGACCGGCAGCCTGGTGGCCGGCGCCGGATTCGGGTTCCAGGCCGCGGCACTGGGCCTGGGCTCGGTGGTGCTGGTGCAGGCGCTGCTGGTGACGTCGTTGCTGTTCGCCTTGCTCATCAGCGCGAGGGTGAACCACCGCAGAATCACACGCCGGCAAGGCATTTGGGCGGTGTTGCTTGCCGCCGCGGTCGCGGTGGTGGTGACGGTCGGTGATCCCCAGCAAGGCGCCCCGCGCGGGTCGGTGCAGACATGGACCATCGTGGCGTTGGTCATGGGCCCCGCGCTGATCCTGTGCGTGATCGGTGCGCGGATGTTCCCCGGTTCGGTCGGCGCACTGTTGCTGGGCCTGATGTCCGGTTCGCTGTGGGGGCTGTTTTCGGTGCTGACCAAGGGCGTGGTGGACCAACTGGACCGCGGCATCCCGGCGCTGTTGCGCACACCGGAGTTGTATGTGTGGGTGGTGCTGGCGATCGCGGCCACCGCCTGGGAGCAATCGGCGTTTCGGGCCGGCCCACTCACCGCGTCGCTGCCGGCGGTCACCGTCGCCGAGCCCATCGTGGGCTCGGCGCTCGGTATCACGGTGTTGGGTGAGACGCTGCACACCAACGACATCGGCTGGGTGGCCCTGGGCGTGTCGGTGGGCCTGATGGCGGCGGCGACGGTGGCGCTGGCCCACAGCCAGGCCAGCTACGCCCCGACCACTGACGAAAAGCCTTCTCCCGCAACGGAGAAGGCCTGA
- a CDS encoding bleomycin resistance protein, which yields MSAVDFTSVSPIVPVRDLDVALGRYRRLGFDARAYEGPERYGFADRGPVSIHLTEWAEHDPLRTAASVYLYVSDADALYAEWAALENLDGRLFAPQGTPYGLREFAYVDPDGTAHRVGSRLS from the coding sequence GTGTCCGCAGTCGACTTCACCTCGGTATCCCCGATCGTCCCGGTCCGGGACCTGGACGTCGCACTCGGCCGGTATCGCCGGCTCGGCTTCGACGCCCGCGCATACGAAGGGCCCGAACGGTACGGGTTCGCCGACCGCGGGCCGGTGTCGATCCACCTCACCGAATGGGCCGAGCACGACCCGCTGCGCACCGCCGCCAGCGTGTACCTCTATGTCAGTGATGCCGACGCGCTGTATGCGGAGTGGGCGGCACTGGAAAACCTCGACGGGCGCCTTTTCGCCCCCCAGGGCACACCGTACGGCCTGCGGGAGTTCGCCTACGTCGATCCCGACGGCACCGCCCACCGGGTCGGCTCACGGCTGAGTTGA
- a CDS encoding NDMA-dependent alcohol dehydrogenase: MKTKGALVWELNEPWSVDEIEIGDPRRGEVTVQLETAGLCHSDHHLMTGDFPIPSYPVLGGHEGAGIITEVGDGVEHLAVGDHVVMSFIPSCGECTPCQTGLRNLCDLGMGLLSGQSVSDGSFRVTARGRDVIPMSLLGTFAPYVVVHHTSVVKIDPSIPFDVACLVGCGVTTGYGSAVRSAAVSPGEDVAVIGIGGVGVAALQGARIAGARRIFAVDPYEWKREQALKFGATTAFADVGSAAAGIAEATRGFMCHKVIVTVGHVEGKDVESWMGLTAKGGVCCLTGMASVLANEVTLNLAGLSLLQKSLQGSIFGGGNPQYDIPAILELYKLGQLNLDDMVTREYTLDQINDGYRDMLEGRNVRGIIRYTDADRA; encoded by the coding sequence TTGAAGACCAAAGGTGCGCTGGTCTGGGAACTGAACGAGCCGTGGTCGGTCGACGAGATCGAAATCGGAGATCCGCGCCGTGGCGAGGTGACCGTCCAGCTGGAAACGGCCGGGTTGTGCCACTCCGACCACCATCTGATGACGGGTGACTTCCCCATCCCGAGCTATCCGGTCCTGGGCGGTCACGAGGGTGCCGGCATCATCACCGAGGTCGGCGATGGCGTCGAGCACCTGGCCGTCGGCGATCACGTCGTCATGTCCTTCATCCCGTCCTGCGGGGAATGCACACCGTGCCAGACGGGGCTGCGCAACCTGTGCGACCTCGGCATGGGCCTGTTGTCGGGTCAATCGGTTTCCGACGGATCCTTCCGCGTCACCGCACGGGGCCGCGACGTCATCCCGATGTCGCTGCTGGGCACCTTCGCCCCGTACGTGGTGGTGCACCACACCTCGGTGGTCAAGATCGACCCGTCGATCCCGTTCGACGTGGCCTGCCTGGTGGGCTGCGGGGTGACCACCGGCTACGGCTCGGCGGTGCGCAGCGCGGCGGTCTCGCCGGGTGAGGACGTCGCGGTCATCGGCATCGGGGGCGTCGGCGTCGCCGCCCTGCAGGGCGCCCGCATCGCCGGGGCCCGGCGCATCTTCGCCGTCGATCCCTACGAATGGAAGCGTGAGCAGGCACTCAAGTTCGGCGCCACAACGGCTTTCGCGGACGTGGGCAGCGCGGCGGCCGGCATCGCCGAGGCGACGCGAGGGTTCATGTGTCACAAGGTGATCGTCACCGTAGGCCACGTGGAGGGCAAGGACGTCGAGTCGTGGATGGGGCTGACGGCCAAGGGCGGGGTGTGCTGCCTCACCGGCATGGCCAGTGTGCTGGCCAACGAGGTCACGCTCAATCTCGCGGGACTCTCGCTGTTGCAGAAGAGCTTGCAGGGCAGCATCTTTGGCGGCGGAAACCCCCAGTACGATATTCCCGCGATCCTCGAGCTCTACAAGCTGGGCCAGCTCAACCTCGACGACATGGTGACGCGCGAATACACCCTCGATCAGATCAACGACGGCTATCGCGACATGCTCGAGGGCCGCAACGTGCGCGGCATCATCCGCTACACCGACGCCGACCGCGCGTGA
- a CDS encoding thiolase family protein: protein MGTPVIVGAARTAIGRSFKGTLVNTPPETLITAVLPEVVRRSGVDPADIDDIIFAESHYGGGDLARYAATATGLDHVPGQSVNRHCAGSLTAIGNAAAQIGSGMERVLIAGGVQSLSMTPLTNWRIPGPELKFEERWMPPTHVETPDAPAKDMSITVGWNTAQAVGITREEMDAWAARSHQRAVAAQDAGKFVDEILPLKITQFDGSVTEFAVDEHPRRDTTVEKLAGLKVLHPEIEGFSITAGNSSGTNDAAAGVALVDRDYAAANKLNVMGTVKAWAAAGVPARDCGLGAVKVIGKVLQRAGLSPGDVALWEINEAFASVPIAACREYGIDEEKVNFSGSGCSLGHPIAASGARMVTTLVYELARRGGGIGVAAMCAGGGQGGAVVIEV, encoded by the coding sequence ATGGGAACACCCGTCATCGTCGGAGCCGCCAGGACCGCGATCGGCCGTTCGTTCAAGGGCACGCTGGTCAACACGCCGCCCGAGACCCTGATCACCGCCGTGCTGCCCGAGGTGGTCCGCAGGTCGGGCGTCGACCCCGCCGATATCGATGACATCATCTTCGCCGAATCACATTACGGCGGTGGAGATCTCGCGCGTTACGCCGCGACCGCGACGGGCCTGGACCACGTCCCGGGGCAGTCGGTCAACCGGCACTGCGCGGGCAGCCTGACGGCCATCGGCAACGCCGCGGCGCAGATCGGCTCGGGCATGGAGCGCGTGCTCATCGCAGGCGGTGTGCAGTCGCTGTCGATGACGCCGTTGACCAACTGGCGGATCCCCGGCCCCGAGCTGAAGTTCGAGGAGCGCTGGATGCCGCCGACGCACGTGGAGACGCCGGACGCGCCCGCCAAGGACATGTCGATCACGGTCGGCTGGAACACCGCGCAGGCGGTCGGCATCACACGCGAGGAGATGGACGCTTGGGCGGCCCGCTCGCATCAACGCGCCGTTGCGGCCCAGGACGCCGGCAAGTTCGTCGACGAGATCCTGCCGCTGAAGATCACCCAGTTCGACGGCTCGGTCACCGAGTTCGCGGTGGACGAGCATCCGCGGCGCGACACCACCGTCGAGAAGCTCGCCGGCCTCAAGGTGCTGCACCCCGAAATCGAGGGCTTCTCGATTACCGCGGGTAACAGCAGTGGCACCAACGACGCCGCCGCCGGCGTGGCCCTGGTCGATCGCGATTACGCCGCGGCCAACAAGCTCAACGTCATGGGCACGGTCAAGGCGTGGGCCGCCGCGGGCGTCCCGGCCCGCGATTGTGGTCTCGGTGCCGTCAAGGTCATCGGGAAGGTGCTGCAGCGGGCCGGCCTGTCGCCCGGCGACGTGGCGCTGTGGGAGATCAACGAGGCGTTCGCGTCCGTCCCGATCGCGGCGTGCCGCGAATACGGCATCGACGAGGAGAAGGTGAACTTCTCCGGCAGCGGCTGCAGCCTCGGTCACCCGATCGCGGCCTCGGGTGCGCGCATGGTGACCACGTTGGTCTACGAGCTCGCCCGCCGCGGCGGCGGCATCGGTGTCGCCGCGATGTGTGCCGGCGGCGGCCAGGGTGGCGCTGTCGTCATCGAGGTCTAG